A region of the Meles meles chromosome 18, mMelMel3.1 paternal haplotype, whole genome shotgun sequence genome:
ACCAAACACACCGACCCACGACCGAGAACTTAGCTCGAAAATACCGACTTGAGTTGCCTCTAAACTGAGAAATGATATCACAGATTCATGTGTCTGGTTGTTTGCTCAAATATCTCAGGTGCCCAGAAGGCATAGGGCTGGCCCTTGGCCCGAACGCAGTTGTGCTGACTCACGGGTAAAACGCATTCTGAGCGCCCGGTGCAGGGTGTTTGTTTTGAACTAGAACACGTTCTTTTAACAGAATTAACACTGTGTATGGTGGCTGAGTTCCCAGGCTGGCCCCATAGGAGTCTTGAAACCCAGGTCGGTGCGACTCTGAATTAGTATTCCTGTGTATGTATCTACAACGAGGAAGCATGAAGTCCCGGGGGAAACTCGGGGACACAGAAGTGCGCTGCGCTGTGGCTCTGACCCACCAGCCGGGTGAGCTCGGCCACtgcaccaccccctccccacctgcccctcccccagagtcagggcgacccccgccccccacctgctcTCCAGAGCGCAATCGGCAGACAGTCTGCAGGAGGCCAGAGAACGTGGTTTCCAGCCTCGCAAGGGGCCTGTGAACAAGTGAATCTGGCCGTGTTCCAATCAGCCTTCAGTTACGGACTTAAACATAAATTTCCTGAAATAGTCACAAGTCATGAAAcatgattttcctttttacttttttccccaaccccttaaaaaagtataaaaaccatTCTTCCTTTGCAAGCCATCCGAGAACAAGCACCGTGGCTTGCCGGTGCGCAGGACACGCCCTTCCTGTCCTCAGGGTCCGGCAACGTCCCCTGCGGCTCCTTCTTGGGACAGGGAGGCCCGTCCGGTCAGCTAGCAGCGCTCCAGGTGCGGCCGGCGTGCGGGCTTCTGGGCCGCACCGCCATGGGAGAAGTCAGCGCAGAAACGCCTCTGACTTTGAAGCCAGTCACCGCCCTGGGCGTCTCCGCTCCGCCCCACCTCCGCTGCGGGGGCACGGTGGACCCAGGTGCTCGGCCCAGCGCTAGGCGTTGTCCATGACTCCCCTCTGTCCCTCGGCCCTGCATCCTGGCCTCGCCCCCCCAGACCAGCATCCCCCTGCGCTGGCTCCCACGGGCTTCTCATGACCAGCCTCCCTGTCGCCTTCATCGGGGCCTCGTCCTGACTGTGTCCTGCCACATGACAGGTGTCCCCATGCCTTGTAGCCCTGCTGTCCAGTACCGCCTGTGTCCGTGGCCGTGAGCCCACTCCgcggccccctgcccccacacacgcTGGCTGCCAAGAGAAGAACTCGCAGACACACGGTGCCTGTCACGTGTCAGATGGAACCAACGCGAGAAAATGTCAAGTCACACGTCATCAGGAACCTCTGGCAGCTTTCGTCGGAAGGTTCCCGTTGTCTGCGGCACATCCCTGTCTCCGGGGCCTTTGACCGTGTGTGCCGGCGGAGGCCCAGCAGGTTTGGGCCGCGCCACAGAGCACGTGCAGGGTCCTACTTGGGACGCGGCGCTGCTCTCTGATGAGGGGACACCCTCCTGCCCTGGGTGCTGGCGGGGAAGCATTTCTCGGCGGCTGTAAGGACGGAGAATGTCGTCGGAGGCTGCGTCAGGCTGGAGAACACGGCAGCGCAGGGAAGAGGCGGGGACTGTCCTCTCCAGGCTGCACCGCAGGGCCCCTCCCGCCTCCGCCCTGCCTGCTGTCTTCCTCCAGAGAGCGGCGGCCCCTGTCTCCTCGCTCACAAGTTCCGACTCCCCAAGAAAGCCGAGTGTTTTCTGCGTGTCGGTCAGAATTCTGAGCCGGGCCGGAACTGATGGAGCCGCCTCAAGCACATCCCCTGAGCCCCCGTCCATGCATGCCTACGACGTGGCCCGTCCACTGCACGCCTGTGACGTGGCCCCACCGAGTCCCGTGGCTCGCAGCTCTCGCCTGCTCGAAGACAGGTTTTTCCTTCATGTCAGCCAGAGGACGGCCGTCTCTCTAGCCTCTCCCTGGATGCCGCGGAAGAGGTTTTCAAAACCATGGCAGCCTAGGGACGTCCATCATTCCCACCTTCTCCGGAAACGCCAGCCCCTCCAGGTCCCCTCAAgaccccctccctgctctgtcgCCACGGCCCGGTGGTCTCGCCTGCTGTGCCGCGTGTCCAGGGGTGAATTCGGGCCCGGGCTTCCCTTGACCCCGCCTGGACCCCCGCGGCGCCTGAAGCGTGCCAGCCTGTTGTCGTGGAGCTGTGCCGGGCCCGGTCTCCGCAGCCCCTCGCCTCTGGAACCCCACGCGCCTGACTCCCCAGCCATCTGGCCTGACTCCCACGTGGGCCCCCCGTCGGTCCTCCCTGTCTCtgggtccccccaccccagggctggTCTCAGCACTCTGCATGCCAGGACCCCCCTCAGATCCTGCCCACGTGTCTACCGACTGCCAGACTTGTCCGATGGCCGCCTCGCACAGAAGCCCCCGTGAACGCCGCACTTGCCGTCTGCTCCCGACTCAAGGCCTCGCGCCTGCAAGCAACCTGCACCTTCCTCGTCGCCGCCCTCACCCCGTGCCGCCGCTGCCCTCTGCCCTCAGGCTCACGGTGGCCCCTGAGCGAGGCACGGACAGCCTCTCTGACTCGCCGCACGGCCTCTCCAAACCAGCAGCGCCTGGTCCTCCCTGCTGGTGACATTCTGACCCCCCCATGGCGGGAACTCCCCATCTTTATCACTCGGTGTTGGTGAAGCTGCCGCTTCCTGCTCCGTGTGCTGCAGGCCGCCCTGCGTGCCCCTCCCGCCCTGAGCCTCACCCCGTCGGCGTGCCCAGAGGTGAGAGTGGGAGGGGTGCGGAGAGACGGCCCCTGACATCAGGGATCCCCGTGATGCACCCCACCCGCCCCGCCCCATCAGTCACCCTGCTCCACATCCCAGGTCCTGGGGCAGGGACAGTCACTCTGCTTCTTCACGGGAGCAGCCTGCAGGGACAAGGGGGCCGTTTCTGTCCTGGGGACTCGGGAGCAGACCGCAGCAGCCGTGAGTGCCTCACCCCAAAAGCATCAGCTAGCTGTAGTCAGAGACCTGGCCAAGAGGGGACAATCACGCCTCCGCCAAGTTTTGTGACCGTTGATACCACCTGAAGTGTCCTCCCCTGTGACAAAGCCCAGCCGGagatgggcaggggaggggagggccgggATTTGCACTCTCGTCAGCCTGGAGCCTGTACCCGCCTGCTGTGTGCCCAGAGCTGGGCCCAAGTTCCTGCTCAGAACCAGGGGGTCACAGGCACTGCCCATACCACTGGAGGAGGAGGCCTGGCGAGCAGAGCTGACTTcccactggggctcctggggatTCCGCTCGGCCGGAGGCCGCTTGTTCCTGTTGCATCGTGACTGGCCAGGAAGGAGCATCTCCTCCCTCGCTCTCCTCGTCTCCCTGCGACCTTGAGAAGTCCTGACAGGAGGCCTTCACGAGCCCCGAGCAGCC
Encoded here:
- the LOC123928947 gene encoding potassium/sodium hyperpolarization-activated cyclic nucleotide-gated channel 4-like gives rise to the protein MSSEAASGWRTRQRREEAGTVLSRLHRRAPPASALPAVFLQRAAAPVSSLTSSDSPRKPSVFCVSVRILSRAGTDGAASSTSPEPPSMHAYDVARPLHACDVAPPSPVARSSRLLEDRFFLHVSQRTAVSLASPWMPRKRFSKPWQPRDVHHSHLLRKRQPLQVPSRPPPCSVATARWSRLLCRVSRGEFGPGLPLTPPGPPRRLKRASLLSWSCAGPGLRSPSPLEPHAPDSPAIWPDSHVGPPSVLPVSGSPHPRAGLSTLHARTPLRSCPRVYRLPDLSDGRLAQKPP